From the Polaribacter huanghezhanensis genome, the window TTTTGTGATTTTTACAGATGTAAAGTTACATATTTTGTGATTGATTTACATAATATTATTATTTAAAAGCACCTATTTATTATCTTAGCTGCTATCAAAATAAAACTCAACTTGAAAAATCATTTTTCTAAATATATCTGTACCCTTTTTTTAGCATTTTTAATTTCTAATTGTAATACACAAAAAACGATTGCAATTAATTTAGATGCTGATATTGTAAATCCAAAAACATATGTTGTTTACAAAACAACTAAAGCATTAATTATTGATGGAAAAGCAGATGAACAAGATTGGAAACAGGCAAAATTTACATCAAATTTTATTGATATTAAAGGCGTTAAAATTCCTAATCAACAAACAAATGTAAAAATGCTTTGGGATGAAAATTTTTTATATGTCTATGCAAAGTTGCACGAAAAACATATTTGGGGAGACATCACAAAAAGAGATCAAGTCATTTTTTACAACAACGATTTTGAGGTTTTTATCAGTCCGTCTAACGACACACATAATTATGGAGAAATTGAAATCAATGCGTTAAACACTGTTTGGGATTTGGTTTTAAACAAACCGTATAATGTGGGCGGAAAACCAAAAAACAACTGGAATTTAAACACCTTAAAAACGGCTGTTTTTATCAAAGGAACAGTAAACAATGCTGATGATATTGATGCCTTTTGGTCTGTAGAAATGGCTATTCCGTTAAGTGCTTTTGCTGAGTTAAAAAACAGACCAAAAATAAAACCAAAAGATAGTGAGCAGTGGCGAATTAATTTTTCTAGAGTTCAATGGAGTCATGATATTACAAACGGGAAATACTCAAGAAAAAAAGTAAATAATAAATTCTTACCAGAATACAATTGGGTTTGGTCTAATCAAGGAGCCATTAATATGCATTTGCC encodes:
- a CDS encoding carbohydrate-binding family 9-like protein, whose product is MKNHFSKYICTLFLAFLISNCNTQKTIAINLDADIVNPKTYVVYKTTKALIIDGKADEQDWKQAKFTSNFIDIKGVKIPNQQTNVKMLWDENFLYVYAKLHEKHIWGDITKRDQVIFYNNDFEVFISPSNDTHNYGEIEINALNTVWDLVLNKPYNVGGKPKNNWNLNTLKTAVFIKGTVNNADDIDAFWSVEMAIPLSAFAELKNRPKIKPKDSEQWRINFSRVQWSHDITNGKYSRKKVNNKFLPEYNWVWSNQGAINMHLPENWGYIHFSDNNPTKQIEFKHQTDVLTEQVTYALFRNISFKKLTYLKKEKTGFQIQFEPIKIDKEIINASFLKTHTGFTIQTQNTQKNILYSISENGLIHRKKINNTKK